ATTCGAATGCTCCAGCATGCCTTTGACAATGGCACTGGCTCGTCGGCCATGATGGGCGATTTTGGTGAGGTTCTGGCGCAGATCATCGGCAATAAAGCCAGCTTCATCCAGGTCACCATCGATCAGGGCTTGTTTCTGCTCTTCAACCAACTCGGAACTAACCTCGGCGAAGTTATTGACGAAGTTCAAGGGGTTCTGAATCTCATGAGCAATACCAGCGGTGAGTTCGCCCAGGCTGGCGAGTTTTTCTTTCTGAATGAGTTGGGCCTGAGAGGCTTTTAGCTGTGCGGTGCGTTCTTCGACTTTTTCTTCCAGCACCCGGTTTTGAGTTTCGATCAGCGTTTGGTTCTCCTGGGTTAAGCGGAGTTGTTCCTGAATGGCTTCATCCTGATGTTGTTTGAGGAGGTTGACTTTGCTTCCCATAGCGAGTGTAAAAATCAGAATCTCAAGACCGGACCCGATTGCCATACTGTTGAACGTCCAGAAATTGAAGGGAACCTTATTAAAGAGTAGCAGAACATAATTCCATCCGAAACCGTATAATACAACTGTACCGATGACGATATACAGCGCAGGTCTGAACCCCTTCCTATAAGCTACTAATCCGATGAAAAGGCTGAATAAGCCGTCTATAAGTGTAAGTAGAGGTCCAGGGTTTGGATACTGATTGTTTAGAATAATTAAAGCCAGTTGAGCGACAGCAGTAAAAATATAAAAGCCTCCTAATACCAACCCGAATTTGTACCAGCCCCTTGCTACACGGCGAAGTGGCAAAAAGAATATTAGAAATAATAAATGGATTAGCCCAACAAGTGGAATGATAACAGGGTTAAACGTAAAATACAGATTGTGCGTCTGGGACGATAATTCAACTTCCTGGCCAGAACTAAGACTGATCCCAAAACCAGTCAGGAATACCCAGATCGCATACAGTAAATTATCCCGGTCACCCAGACGCATAAACAGAATTAGGCTATATAACATCACAATCAGCACAAAGCCATAGAAGAACCCGTAGAGTAAATCTTCGCGATGGCTTTCTCTGAGCAGCAACAGGTTGGCCTGAGCATAAATAGGTAAGGTTGTTGCCCAGATTTGATCGATGTAGACATAGACTGTGTGAGTTCGCCCTTGACCCAGATGCAGGGTCCACAGGCGTTTGCTATGTTGGAAGTAATCCGTCGTGTCGGTAACCAGCAAGGCTAAATCCCGCTGGTTAATTACTCGCTTGTTATCAGTTTCGTAGAGAATCATCCGGTTAAAGCTCAACAGGAAAATACGCAGCGCGAAAAGCTGGTGAGTCGTGTTGGTTAGTTCCAGCCGCAACCAGTAAGAATGGCCAACCGTTAGGCCTTGCTGTTTGATGGGCGTGAAGCGGTATCTATCGGGTTGTTGCAACAGAGAGTCGATAGACACTGTACCGGGCCTAACTTCGAGCGCCGAAAACTGCTCAAAGAGAGGATACGACTGATTGGGGTCGTTTAACACCAGCGGCTGGGCGTGGGTCAGGTAGCTGATGAGTAGCAGTTGTAGCGGTAAAAGTCGCTTCATGATTGGTGGGGTTATGATTTTGTACTAACAAGGCAACGTAATGACAAACTGGGGGCCCTCACCTTCCACACTCTCCACCGTCATCGTTCCACTGTGCCCCTTGGTTACAATGTCATAACTCAGGCTGAGGCCCAGACCTGTGCCTTCTCCGGTAGGCTTAGTGGTGAAGAAGGGCTGGAAAATCTTGTCCTCGATGGCTTTGGAAATGCCCGTACCATTGTCTTTTACACAGATCATCACCTTTCCCGGCTCTTGTCGGGTACTGACCCAAACCGTTGGTTGGTAACCGTCTTTGTCCTGCTTGGCTCGCTGCCCAACCGCATAGAAGGCATTGTTGTAGAGATTCAACAGCACCCGACCTATATCCTGAGCTACCACATTTACGGAGATCAGATTCGTATCAAAATTCGTTTGGATCGA
This window of the Spirosoma aerolatum genome carries:
- a CDS encoding sensor histidine kinase, translated to MKRLLPLQLLLISYLTHAQPLVLNDPNQSYPLFEQFSALEVRPGTVSIDSLLQQPDRYRFTPIKQQGLTVGHSYWLRLELTNTTHQLFALRIFLLSFNRMILYETDNKRVINQRDLALLVTDTTDYFQHSKRLWTLHLGQGRTHTVYVYIDQIWATTLPIYAQANLLLLRESHREDLLYGFFYGFVLIVMLYSLILFMRLGDRDNLLYAIWVFLTGFGISLSSGQEVELSSQTHNLYFTFNPVIIPLVGLIHLLFLIFFLPLRRVARGWYKFGLVLGGFYIFTAVAQLALIILNNQYPNPGPLLTLIDGLFSLFIGLVAYRKGFRPALYIVIGTVVLYGFGWNYVLLLFNKVPFNFWTFNSMAIGSGLEILIFTLAMGSKVNLLKQHQDEAIQEQLRLTQENQTLIETQNRVLEEKVEERTAQLKASQAQLIQKEKLASLGELTAGIAHEIQNPLNFVNNFAEVSSELVEEQKQALIDGDLDEAGFIADDLRQNLTKIAHHGRRASAIVKGMLEHSNGDSGEKQETDLIRLTEECYKIAFQGYRSKHQDFSCELQTSFQPDSLPIQVITQDMGRVLINLLNNAFYSVHKRSQQQKVGYTPQIELCIEAHNGHIELRIKDNGTGIPDAIKPKIFQPFFTTKPTGEGTGLGLSLSYDIVTKGHGGTMTVESQEGEGTQFIITLPC